A region from the Dendropsophus ebraccatus isolate aDenEbr1 chromosome 1, aDenEbr1.pat, whole genome shotgun sequence genome encodes:
- the KCNMB1 gene encoding calcium-activated potassium channel subunit beta-1, producing the protein MGKKLFMAQKRGETRAVGLGIGMIICAVMMFFLLGVTVLPKYIKSVWTEETTCTLVQATFKERANCIHNSNTKPESILKYPCLEVLVNLNFSEDVFMLYHTEESSEWNNKCTYIPDCKENYTEVEMHVQEIQGRFNKSSSFACYFDPKGRQKSIILVRKFGPQKMISYFFWPTSMFTVGLFVVIIVKISQCFAMVSVQANRAGN; encoded by the exons ATGGGAAAGAAACTTTTTATGGCCCAAAAGAGAGGGGAAACACGAGCAGTCGGTCTGGGCATTGGCATGATTATCTGTGCTGTCATGATGTTTTTTCTACTGGGAGTGACCGTGCTACCTAAATATATAAAAAG TGTGTGGACTGAAGAAACTACATGTACCCTTGTTCAAGCAACTTTCAAAGAACGAGCCAACTGTATTCATAATTCCAATACAAAGCCAGAAAGTATATTAAAATACCCCTGCCTGGAGGTATTGGTGAATTTGAATTTTTCAGAAGATGTATTTATGTTATATCACACAGAGGAGTCTTCAGAATGGAATAACAAG TGCACCTACATTCCTGACTGTAAGGAAAACTACACAGAAGTGGAAATGCATGTACAAGAAATTCAGGGAAGATTCAATAAGTCATCTTCATTTGCTTGCTACTTTGATCCTAAAGGGAGACAGAAGAGCATTATTTTAGTAAGGAAATTTGGACCTCAAAAAATGATTTCATACTTTTTTTGGCCAACATCAATGTTTACTGTTGGACTTTTTGTTGTTATTATAGTAAAAATAAGTCAGTGTTTTGCCATGGTTTCTGTCCAAGCAAACAGAGCAGGTAATTGA